GGTTGAGCCGATCTGATTGGAGGAATCGCTCACCTGTGTTCTTATTTGCGCGAAAAGGCGGCGATTTCCAGATTAACGCTCATGGAGAGCCTTATTTTCGGCGTGCCCCCGGAAATCGTGCTAATTTCCGGGGTTATTTCGAAAATAAGGTTTGTGGTGAGCGATTTTTTTGGAAACGGCAGATTAAGGGCAAATAGCGAGTCAGGTGAGCGATTGTAGGAGGAGATTTTCGGTGACCGAAAATTTTCCGTATAGGGATTTGCAGAATCGTGCATGAGTGTTCTTATTTGCGCGAAAAGGCGGCGATTTCCGGATTATCGCTCATGGAGGGCCTTATTTTTGGCGCGCCCCCGGAAATCGTGCTGATTTCCGGGGCTATTTCGAAAATAAGGTTTGTGGTGAGCGATTTTTTTGGAAAGCGGTAGATTAAGGGGAGATAGCGAGTCAGGTGAGCGATAGTAGAATGAGATTTTCGGTTGACCGATAATTTTCCGTATTGGGTTTTGCGGAATCGTGCATGAGCGTTCTTATTTTCGTGAAAAGGCGGCGATTTCCGGATTAACGCTCATGGAGAGCCTTATTTTCGGCGTGCCCCCGGAAATCGTGCTAATTTCCGGGGGTATTTCGAAAATAAGGTTTGTGGTGAGCGATTTTTTTGAGAAAGCGGCAGATTAAGGGCAAATAGCGAGTCAGATGAGCGATTGCAGGAGGAGATTTTCGGGTGAGCCGATCTGATTGGAGGAATCGCTCACCTGTGTTCTTATTTGTGTGAAAAGGCGGTGATTTCCGGATTAACGCTCATGGAGGGCCTTATTTTTGGCGCGCCCCCGGAAATCGTCGTGATTTCCGGGGTTAATTCGAAAATAAGGTTTGTGGTGAGCGATTTTCTTGGAAAGCGGCAGATTTCGGGCAAATAGCGAGTCAGGTGAGCGATTGTAGAATGAGATTTTTGGTTGACCGAAAATTTTCCGTATAGGGTTTTGCAGAATCGTGCATGAGCGTTCTTATTTGCGCGAAATGCAGGTCATTTCCGGATTAACGCTCATGGAGGGCCTTATTTTCGGCGCGCCCCCGGAAATCGTGCTGATTTCCGGGGTTATTTCGGAAATAAGGCTTGTGGTGAGCGATTTTTTTGGGAAAGCGGCAGATTAAGGGGAGATAGCGAGTCAGGTGAGCGATTGTAGAATGAGATTTTCGGTTGACCGAAAATTTTTGTTTTTTTCGGGAAATAAGACGATTCCCGGATCGATCGCGGGGAGCAGAAAACATGTTTATTTTACAATTTCAATTTGTATGTTCTCCTGCGTTGTTTGCCGTTTGCGATTTCGAATTTTTGTAGTTCCACGAGGGAGTGGAGGATGCGGCGTGTATGGGAAGGGCTGAGGCGCAGATGGTGGGCGGCTTCTCGCGGTGTAATCGGCCGGAATTTGCGGCGAGCGTAGCGAATGAGTTCGGCTTGTGCCCAAGTGAGTTCAGCTGAAGATGCAGGTGACATGTATTTGCCGATGATGGCGAGAATCAGTTGCCGGCATTTTTCCGGTTCGTCTAGAATCGAGGGGAAAGCCACTGGGAACAAGGTCCAGCCGTCTAGGGTGAGCAGCGAATGGCGCCAACAAAGGTCTTTGAAACGAGAAATTTCGAGGTCG
This is a stretch of genomic DNA from Bacillales bacterium. It encodes these proteins:
- a CDS encoding transcriptional regulator, which codes for MFKKTFESWMHAQLADDSHPRRQDSLKHGLNRSSIEFLRSVWYPAVGHFDHLHAEWEVIDLNSGYRYIDFAYMPGGSVKVAIEIQGYGPHARDLEISRFKDLCWRHSLLTLDGWTLFPVAFPSILDEPEKCRQLILAIIGKYMSPASSAELTWAQAELIRYARRKFRPITPREAAHHLRLSPSHTRRILHSLVELQKFEIANGKQRRRTYKLKL